A single genomic interval of Falsibacillus albus harbors:
- a CDS encoding ATP-binding protein — protein MYIKKIHIYGYGKIEDFIIEPDQGLQVFYGKNEAGKSTIIAFIQSILFGFPTKVQNEPRYVPKTHTKYGGQLTIETEKYGSVIVERVKGKAVGDVKVILQDGKTGGEEMLELVLDGMDKPTFQAIFSFSVHGLQRVHQLSKEDISKYLFSAGTMGTEGIFQAENELQKKMEQLFKPNGRKPDLNQQLHDIREFEKEVKKARHGNDQYENLLQEEDRMDRELRGLIDEEKRLSEKMLELKHLDSVMPLYQEFLLTSNRLEELANVSFPSDGLNRLEKCLEKQGKVIAEHDSIIEQRKEIMQRLEKYAPDSYLLEHEAAISQKITEWPLFLQWSEEVTSQLHAIEDLEEKIDLYRRQLNMPVETIEQWDKLQTGIQLKGEVKDVIAEHLKLAALKEEIHDNRQKEQNRVKECEAALTMVEEQLLQEEEFRKLEKSIQAENSKQTLGLEASLITDRIKELELEGRKSGSHLQNLIEWILAIVFLLGAVWGMVQVQIMIGILSIVLLTVIAVKITFNKRKQGMDRKHRESKLNDLKERKKDIQLLLQEDGNDNQTKRGLYHSQLKLRNEWKQILIRLEEQQARCQEFSAEIERHAKNCEEHEKRTADLRKSLQVPYSFPILQLEDAFNYIQEIIQLSREVMKRKGYAQSAAVKKEEWERQLRQLISPLGWKEFQLDEVVLKLKERMKQEEEKRFYYREASQKSMQYDERYIKAENEKQQCELQLRKLFELAGTEDEEQFRKAAKLAEEKVSMVERKQLHLMQLAEGDIKSLDQFDSHSALEEELTATESLMKECSGKIQELQEKKSSLVHKLKVLEEGGTYTNMMHRFNHLTSKFNDLAKEWAALAVAKNLLSNTINRYEKERFPKVISIAIDYLSTLTNGEYTNIIQKEDKSFFVIRKDGIPFEPDELSQAASEQVYTAFRFALAAVLLKESPAPMIIDDAFVHFDRERMQQVKTMLSKVSSHTQILFFTCHEHIRELFPKEQQSLLGETRKEPIRVQ, from the coding sequence TTGTACATAAAAAAAATACATATATACGGCTATGGGAAAATTGAAGATTTCATAATTGAACCGGACCAGGGACTGCAAGTGTTCTATGGCAAGAATGAAGCCGGAAAATCGACCATTATCGCTTTCATTCAAAGCATTTTATTTGGTTTCCCGACCAAAGTGCAAAACGAACCGAGGTATGTTCCAAAGACGCATACAAAATATGGCGGACAGCTCACGATTGAAACTGAGAAATATGGAAGTGTCATCGTTGAACGAGTCAAAGGAAAGGCTGTCGGTGATGTCAAGGTAATTCTTCAGGATGGAAAAACAGGCGGAGAAGAAATGTTGGAACTGGTTTTGGATGGAATGGATAAACCGACATTTCAGGCAATATTTTCGTTCAGTGTCCATGGCCTCCAGCGTGTCCACCAATTAAGCAAAGAAGATATTTCCAAGTATCTCTTTTCAGCAGGAACGATGGGGACAGAAGGAATATTTCAGGCTGAAAATGAGCTGCAAAAAAAAATGGAACAGCTATTTAAACCAAATGGGCGCAAACCTGATTTAAATCAACAGCTACATGATATCCGTGAATTTGAAAAAGAGGTGAAAAAGGCGAGGCATGGCAATGATCAATATGAAAACCTGCTTCAGGAAGAGGATCGAATGGATCGCGAGCTGCGAGGTCTGATCGATGAAGAAAAGAGACTGTCGGAGAAGATGCTTGAATTGAAGCACCTTGATAGTGTAATGCCGCTTTATCAAGAGTTTTTACTAACGAGCAATAGGCTTGAGGAACTGGCGAATGTATCATTTCCTTCAGATGGACTGAACAGGCTGGAGAAGTGTCTGGAAAAACAGGGGAAAGTGATTGCTGAACATGATTCCATTATCGAACAAAGAAAAGAAATCATGCAGCGGCTTGAAAAATATGCCCCAGATTCCTATCTTTTGGAGCATGAAGCGGCAATATCACAAAAAATAACTGAATGGCCGCTGTTTCTTCAATGGAGTGAGGAAGTCACAAGCCAATTGCATGCCATCGAAGATTTAGAAGAAAAGATCGATCTTTATAGGCGACAATTGAACATGCCTGTGGAGACCATTGAACAGTGGGATAAGCTCCAGACAGGGATTCAATTGAAGGGTGAGGTAAAGGATGTCATTGCAGAGCATTTAAAGCTTGCCGCATTAAAGGAAGAAATTCATGATAACAGGCAAAAAGAACAAAATAGGGTGAAAGAATGTGAAGCAGCGCTTACAATGGTGGAAGAGCAGCTTCTACAGGAAGAAGAGTTTCGAAAACTGGAAAAATCGATTCAAGCTGAAAACTCCAAACAGACTTTGGGACTAGAAGCATCCTTGATTACAGATCGTATCAAAGAGTTGGAATTGGAAGGGCGAAAGTCAGGAAGTCATTTGCAAAATCTTATCGAATGGATTTTGGCGATTGTATTTTTATTAGGAGCGGTTTGGGGGATGGTCCAGGTTCAAATCATGATAGGCATCCTTTCCATTGTTTTGTTAACTGTGATTGCAGTGAAAATCACCTTCAATAAGAGAAAGCAGGGGATGGACAGGAAACATAGAGAATCAAAGCTCAATGATTTGAAAGAAAGAAAAAAAGATATTCAACTTCTGCTGCAAGAAGACGGCAATGATAACCAAACCAAAAGAGGACTTTATCATTCACAATTGAAATTAAGGAACGAATGGAAACAGATCCTCATCCGGCTTGAAGAGCAGCAGGCGCGCTGTCAAGAATTTTCAGCTGAAATCGAGCGACATGCCAAGAATTGCGAGGAACATGAAAAAAGGACTGCAGATTTAAGGAAAAGCCTTCAAGTGCCTTATTCATTTCCAATCCTTCAGCTGGAGGATGCTTTCAATTATATTCAGGAGATTATCCAGCTATCAAGAGAAGTGATGAAACGGAAGGGATATGCCCAAAGTGCAGCTGTGAAGAAGGAAGAATGGGAAAGACAGTTGAGGCAATTGATCTCTCCGTTGGGATGGAAGGAATTCCAACTGGATGAAGTGGTCTTGAAATTGAAGGAACGGATGAAACAGGAAGAAGAGAAGCGGTTTTATTACCGGGAAGCTTCACAAAAGTCGATGCAATATGATGAAAGGTATATTAAGGCCGAGAATGAAAAACAGCAATGTGAGCTTCAGCTTCGCAAACTTTTCGAGCTGGCAGGTACTGAAGATGAAGAACAATTCAGGAAAGCAGCGAAATTGGCCGAGGAAAAGGTAAGTATGGTTGAACGAAAGCAGCTTCACCTTATGCAATTGGCAGAAGGAGATATTAAATCCCTGGATCAGTTCGACTCACATTCTGCACTTGAAGAAGAATTGACGGCGACGGAATCCTTAATGAAAGAATGCAGCGGAAAAATACAAGAATTGCAGGAAAAGAAGTCCTCGTTGGTTCACAAATTGAAAGTACTCGAAGAAGGCGGGACCTACACTAACATGATGCATCGCTTCAATCACTTGACGTCTAAATTTAATGATCTTGCAAAAGAATGGGCGGCTTTGGCTGTGGCCAAAAACCTTTTATCCAATACAATCAACCGGTATGAGAAGGAGCGTTTCCCAAAAGTCATTTCAATAGCAATAGACTATTTGTCCACCTTGACTAATGGTGAATATACAAACATTATCCAAAAAGAAGATAAATCCTTTTTTGTCATCAGGAAAGATGGTATTCCATTTGAGCCTGATGAATTGAGCCAAGCTGCATCTGAACAAGTATACACAGCATTCAGGTTTGCCCTTGCTGCTGTGTTGTTAAAAGAATCGCCTGCACCAATGATTATTGACGACGCTTTTGTCCATTTTGACAGGGAGCGAATGCAGCAGGTGAAAACAATGCTTTCAAAAGTGAGCAGTCATACTCAAATCCTGTTTTTTACGTGTCATGAACATATTAGAGAATTATTCCCAAAGGAACAGCAGTCCTTATTGGGTGAAACAAGGAAGGAACCTATCAGGGTACAGTAA
- a CDS encoding YjcZ family sporulation protein, with the protein MGAGFNSGFALLVVLFILLIIVGSAYIC; encoded by the coding sequence ATGGGTGCTGGTTTTAATTCAGGATTTGCATTGCTGGTTGTGCTGTTTATTTTATTGATTATCGTAGGTTCCGCTTATATTTGTTAA
- a CDS encoding HIT family protein, with the protein MSDCLFCKILNGDIPASKVFENEHVLAFLDISQVTKGHTLVIPKIHKENLYELTPEIAGNLFKAVPEIANAIKKEFNPIGLNLLNNNGEHAGQSVFHFHMHIIPRYGKGDGFGAVWKNNSSAYNQEDLHAIAEAIGQHL; encoded by the coding sequence ATGAGCGACTGTCTTTTTTGTAAAATATTGAATGGGGATATTCCAGCGTCTAAGGTTTTCGAGAATGAACATGTCTTGGCTTTTCTGGATATCAGCCAGGTCACCAAAGGACATACCCTTGTCATCCCTAAAATACATAAAGAAAACTTATATGAGCTTACTCCGGAGATAGCGGGCAACCTATTCAAAGCAGTGCCTGAAATAGCCAATGCCATAAAAAAAGAATTCAATCCTATCGGCCTCAACCTATTGAACAACAACGGAGAACATGCAGGACAATCCGTTTTCCATTTCCATATGCACATCATCCCCCGTTATGGAAAAGGGGATGGATTTGGAGCTGTTTGGAAAAACAATTCGAGTGCCTATAATCAGGAGGACTTGCACGCGATTGCAGAAGCCATTGGACAGCATTTATAA
- a CDS encoding ABC transporter permease, producing MKQINRLWRERSQTYNQEIRKYLRYMLNDHLLFVMIFAIGGGAYYYNNWIDTLDQNFPVSWVMAIILGIIVTISPIQTLLKEADQVFLLPLEHKMANYFRKGIWTSFFTQSYQLLIILAVLMPLYAGVTGEGFQSFFYLFIPLLILKVWNLYIQWFLLKFQEKEFNQLDKIGRLLMNVIFIFLWTAKSSYWLVAAVAVVYVILFIYYWNATKNKLLKWDTLIELEQQRMLLFYRVANLFTDVPKLKGEVRRRKWLDPLLKFVSYGHNSSFQYLFSRTFIRNSEYFGLFCRLTIIAAVFIYFSHNMFVIIGITLLFIYLTGFQMIPLFQKQDNKIWVHLYPVNHSLKKKSFLRLTQVLLLIQTFIFLVILMVKHEWMSGGASFIIGAVFSMFIVQLYIPMRLSKMEKY from the coding sequence ATGAAACAAATTAACAGGCTTTGGAGGGAAAGATCACAGACCTATAATCAAGAAATCAGGAAATATTTGCGCTACATGCTGAATGATCATTTGTTGTTCGTCATGATTTTTGCCATCGGTGGTGGAGCATATTATTACAACAATTGGATTGATACATTGGACCAAAATTTTCCCGTTTCATGGGTGATGGCGATCATTCTAGGGATCATCGTGACAATCAGTCCGATTCAAACATTGCTGAAAGAAGCTGATCAAGTTTTTTTGCTTCCGCTTGAACATAAAATGGCCAATTATTTCCGAAAAGGGATTTGGACCAGTTTTTTTACCCAAAGCTATCAGCTATTAATCATATTGGCTGTGCTGATGCCGCTTTATGCAGGAGTAACGGGAGAGGGGTTTCAATCGTTCTTTTACCTATTCATCCCCTTGCTGATCCTAAAGGTATGGAATTTGTATATTCAATGGTTCCTGCTTAAATTCCAGGAAAAGGAATTCAATCAGCTTGATAAAATCGGCAGGCTGCTAATGAATGTCATATTTATTTTTCTATGGACTGCCAAATCATCGTATTGGCTGGTTGCGGCTGTGGCTGTCGTCTATGTGATATTGTTCATTTATTATTGGAATGCTACAAAAAATAAGCTTCTGAAATGGGATACGTTGATTGAATTGGAACAACAAAGGATGCTGCTTTTTTATCGAGTGGCCAATTTGTTTACGGATGTTCCGAAATTAAAAGGGGAAGTAAGAAGGAGGAAATGGCTTGATCCACTTCTCAAGTTTGTCTCCTACGGACACAATAGCAGCTTTCAATATTTATTTTCGAGAACGTTCATTCGAAATTCGGAATATTTTGGGTTGTTTTGCAGATTGACGATCATTGCTGCTGTATTTATTTACTTCAGCCATAATATGTTTGTCATTATCGGCATTACATTGCTATTTATTTATTTGACAGGCTTCCAAATGATACCTTTGTTCCAGAAGCAGGATAATAAAATCTGGGTACACTTATATCCTGTTAACCATTCGTTGAAAAAAAAGTCTTTCTTGAGGTTGACGCAAGTCTTATTGCTGATCCAAACGTTTATCTTTTTGGTGATCCTGATGGTCAAACATGAATGGATGAGCGGTGGAGCTTCCTTCATCATTGGAGCGGTATTCAGCATGTTCATTGTTCAGCTATATATCCCGATGCGTTTATCGAAAATGGAAAAATATTGA
- a CDS encoding peptidylprolyl isomerase, producing MKKWILSLSLAAGVIGLAGCSGNGGGSDVVAKTDAGNITKDQLYEAMKDKYGEQALQQLVFEKVLSDKYKVTDKEVDQKINKIKDQLGPNFEQALQQYGYKNEKDLRETLKIGLLQEKAATKDVKVTDKELKKAYDDYQPEIKASHILVDDEKTANEIETKLKNGEKFADLAKKYSKDTGSAKNGGDLGWFGQGKMDPTFEKAAYALKVGEVSKPVKTQYGYHIIKLTDKKKKKSFDDMKKELTEQVKASKVDQTKIQEAMKNEIKKADLKVEDKDLKSTFDQLLNSQPSSGASADGSNGSATGADSSSNQSSDQSSDQK from the coding sequence ATGAAAAAATGGATTTTATCCCTTTCATTAGCTGCCGGAGTAATTGGCCTGGCTGGCTGCAGTGGAAACGGCGGGGGCAGCGATGTTGTTGCCAAGACTGATGCAGGGAACATTACAAAAGATCAATTATATGAAGCAATGAAAGATAAATACGGTGAACAAGCACTTCAACAATTAGTATTTGAAAAAGTCTTATCTGACAAGTACAAAGTTACTGATAAAGAAGTCGACCAAAAAATCAACAAGATCAAAGATCAGTTAGGTCCAAATTTCGAACAAGCTCTTCAACAATATGGATACAAAAATGAAAAAGACCTTCGAGAAACATTGAAGATCGGCCTTTTACAGGAAAAAGCGGCAACTAAAGATGTTAAAGTTACCGACAAAGAATTGAAAAAGGCATATGACGATTATCAGCCTGAAATCAAGGCAAGCCACATTTTAGTCGATGATGAAAAAACAGCTAATGAAATAGAAACGAAATTGAAAAATGGCGAAAAATTTGCTGATTTGGCGAAGAAATATTCCAAAGACACAGGTTCAGCGAAAAACGGCGGAGACCTAGGCTGGTTTGGCCAAGGAAAAATGGATCCAACGTTTGAAAAAGCCGCTTATGCCTTAAAAGTCGGCGAAGTAAGCAAACCTGTCAAAACACAGTATGGCTACCATATCATTAAATTGACTGATAAGAAGAAGAAGAAATCATTTGATGATATGAAGAAAGAGCTGACTGAACAAGTTAAAGCTTCAAAAGTCGATCAAACCAAGATTCAAGAAGCCATGAAAAATGAAATCAAAAAAGCGGATCTAAAAGTGGAAGACAAGGATTTAAAATCCACTTTCGATCAATTATTGAATAGCCAGCCTTCTTCTGGTGCAAGTGCGGACGGAAGCAATGGCTCAGCAACTGGAGCCGATTCCAGTTCAAATCAATCCTCTGACCAATCAAGCGATCAGAAATAA
- a CDS encoding sporulation YhaL family protein, which yields MELPIWIYFVAAGILFSAFMSVKSAKEDREEEQEWLEKEGEIYIERMEKEREMRKQLKDGA from the coding sequence ATGGAACTGCCTATTTGGATATATTTCGTTGCAGCAGGAATTCTATTCAGTGCGTTCATGTCAGTAAAAAGCGCAAAGGAAGACCGGGAAGAAGAACAGGAATGGCTTGAAAAAGAAGGCGAAATCTACATTGAAAGAATGGAAAAGGAAAGGGAAATGAGGAAACAACTGAAGGATGGGGCATGA
- a CDS encoding HTH-type transcriptional regulator Hpr, protein MTETPFSMKEAMLFSQRIAQLSKALWKSIEKDWQQWIKPYNLNINEHHILWIAYHLKGASISDVAKFGVMHVSTAFNFSKKLEERNLLRFSKKENDKRNTYVELTEQGEEILLNSMKNYKPTDNIVFKGAMPLRDLYGKFPEIIEMMTIVKNIYGDDFMEIFEKSFNNFETDFIEEKGQIIKISEEVKETI, encoded by the coding sequence ATGACAGAAACTCCATTTTCCATGAAAGAAGCGATGCTGTTCAGCCAGCGTATTGCCCAACTAAGCAAGGCATTATGGAAATCCATAGAAAAAGATTGGCAGCAATGGATTAAACCTTACAATCTCAATATCAATGAACATCACATTTTATGGATTGCCTACCACCTTAAAGGAGCGTCCATCTCTGATGTGGCTAAATTCGGTGTCATGCACGTATCCACCGCATTTAATTTTTCGAAGAAGCTTGAGGAAAGAAATCTCTTAAGATTTTCCAAGAAAGAGAATGATAAGCGAAACACCTATGTCGAACTAACCGAACAAGGTGAAGAAATTCTATTAAACTCGATGAAAAACTATAAGCCCACAGATAATATTGTCTTCAAGGGGGCCATGCCTTTAAGAGATCTCTATGGAAAATTCCCGGAAATCATTGAAATGATGACAATCGTAAAAAATATTTATGGCGATGATTTCATGGAAATCTTTGAGAAATCTTTTAATAACTTCGAAACTGATTTTATTGAGGAAAAGGGACAGATAATAAAAATATCGGAAGAAGTGAAAGAAACCATATAA
- a CDS encoding tryptophan transporter, producing MKTKTLVALSLIVGIGAVLHTIIPGIVFGLKPDMMLSMMFLGILLFPEKKNVLLLGAVTGIISGLTSTFPGGFIPNVIDKLITSFTFFFVYTALVKKSNSIKAATALTSLGTILSGFIFLTSAYFIVGLPDSFVLLFGMGVLPAAVMNGIVMFIIYPVVQNILRRTQIAENI from the coding sequence ATGAAGACAAAAACATTAGTAGCCCTTTCCTTGATTGTCGGGATAGGCGCAGTATTGCACACAATCATTCCAGGGATCGTCTTTGGTCTGAAGCCGGATATGATGCTTAGCATGATGTTCCTAGGCATTCTTTTATTCCCGGAAAAGAAAAACGTATTACTTTTGGGGGCTGTCACTGGAATCATTTCCGGATTGACTTCCACATTTCCAGGAGGATTCATTCCGAATGTCATTGATAAGCTCATTACTTCTTTTACCTTTTTCTTCGTTTATACAGCATTGGTGAAGAAGTCTAATTCTATAAAAGCTGCTACGGCCCTTACAAGTTTAGGCACCATTTTATCAGGATTCATTTTCCTTACGTCTGCATACTTCATTGTAGGTTTGCCTGATTCCTTTGTCCTGTTGTTCGGAATGGGAGTACTGCCAGCAGCGGTAATGAACGGCATCGTCATGTTCATCATCTACCCTGTCGTTCAAAACATTTTAAGAAGAACCCAAATTGCAGAAAATATATAA
- a CDS encoding DUF1878 family protein has protein sequence MSLKRTAEYYEVKERDEMKLLLERIEKLEFQQKLLLKMMSPKGFEFDQLIIEKNLSEQDVMDFHRLCEELNKELKEQKAEGFVFYSPLFKKFNERLHSQLEPAEVIDACKKQKLYEELMLLLEQNI, from the coding sequence ATGTCATTAAAACGAACAGCGGAATATTATGAAGTAAAGGAACGTGATGAAATGAAATTGCTGCTTGAAAGGATTGAAAAGCTCGAATTTCAACAAAAGCTTTTATTGAAAATGATGTCACCGAAAGGTTTTGAATTTGACCAATTAATCATTGAAAAGAATTTGTCGGAGCAAGATGTAATGGACTTCCACAGATTATGTGAAGAGCTGAACAAAGAGCTGAAAGAACAAAAAGCGGAAGGATTTGTTTTTTATTCTCCGCTTTTTAAAAAATTCAATGAAAGGCTTCATTCTCAGTTAGAGCCCGCAGAAGTGATCGATGCCTGCAAAAAACAAAAGCTTTATGAAGAACTGATGCTTCTATTGGAGCAAAACATATAG
- a CDS encoding YtxH domain-containing protein: MNKKIFSYGLLFGTAIGAVSALLSAPSSGKELRTQLQESGDEWLNTLKEIKVNVQGLKDSVAKVSKEGKDTILQLTSDIKEIVQQWQLDSKPNKDQLKLEIAEIQQTIAELESEIHKSDKTTVSS, from the coding sequence ATGAATAAAAAAATTTTTTCATATGGACTATTGTTTGGAACAGCTATTGGCGCCGTATCCGCACTATTGTCTGCACCATCTTCAGGCAAAGAGCTCCGCACCCAGCTGCAGGAGTCCGGAGATGAATGGCTGAATACGCTCAAGGAAATCAAAGTCAATGTTCAAGGCTTAAAAGACTCCGTTGCAAAGGTTTCAAAGGAAGGTAAGGATACAATCCTTCAGTTAACTTCCGATATTAAAGAAATCGTCCAGCAATGGCAGCTGGATTCAAAGCCTAATAAAGATCAGTTAAAATTGGAAATTGCAGAAATTCAGCAAACCATAGCAGAACTGGAATCTGAAATCCATAAATCAGATAAAACCACAGTTTCATCCTGA
- a CDS encoding YjcZ family sporulation protein, producing the protein MTCGYNSGFALLVVLFILLIIIGASWLY; encoded by the coding sequence ATGACTTGCGGATATAACAGCGGTTTTGCGCTATTAGTGGTTCTTTTTATCCTACTTATCATCATCGGAGCTTCTTGGCTTTACTAA
- the yhaM gene encoding 3'-5' exoribonuclease YhaM, whose protein sequence is MTRGVLHYDIGDQVDLYLLIKTSTKATASNGKPFLTLILQDKSGDIEAKLWDASDEDEKMYQAQTIVRVNGDLQNYRGRQQLKIRQIRPATAVDGMEISDFLETAPVSKDEINSKVTQYIFEMKNPNIQRVTRYLLKKYQTEFMEYPAATKNHHEFISGLAYHVVSMLDLAKAIAGLYPSLDKDLLYAGIILHDLGKVIELSGPISTTYTIEGNLLGHITIMINEIGKAAEELGINGEEIVVLQHLVLSHHGKPEWGSPKPPMIKEAEILHYIDNLDAKMNMLDRALERVKPGEFSERVFALENRSFYKPTFHK, encoded by the coding sequence ATGACAAGAGGTGTACTTCATTACGATATTGGAGATCAAGTCGATCTTTATTTATTGATTAAAACTTCAACAAAAGCGACAGCCAGCAATGGCAAACCGTTTTTGACCCTGATTCTGCAGGATAAATCAGGCGATATCGAGGCAAAACTTTGGGATGCATCGGATGAAGACGAAAAGATGTATCAAGCTCAAACTATTGTCAGGGTAAATGGCGATCTTCAAAATTATCGTGGACGCCAGCAGCTTAAGATTCGCCAGATTCGTCCGGCTACTGCGGTGGATGGAATGGAAATTTCGGATTTCCTTGAAACCGCCCCGGTCAGCAAAGATGAGATCAATAGCAAGGTCACACAATATATTTTTGAAATGAAAAACCCAAATATTCAACGCGTTACTAGGTACTTGCTAAAAAAATACCAAACTGAATTCATGGAGTATCCGGCGGCAACCAAAAATCATCATGAGTTCATTTCCGGGCTCGCATATCATGTCGTTTCCATGCTTGATTTGGCCAAAGCGATTGCTGGCCTTTATCCATCATTGGACAAGGATTTATTATATGCCGGAATCATCTTGCATGATTTAGGAAAAGTAATTGAATTGTCCGGTCCCATCTCGACGACTTATACGATTGAGGGAAACCTGCTCGGACACATCACTATCATGATCAATGAAATTGGAAAAGCAGCGGAAGAGCTCGGGATAAACGGAGAGGAAATTGTCGTCCTGCAGCATTTGGTCCTTTCCCACCATGGAAAGCCGGAATGGGGAAGTCCGAAGCCTCCAATGATCAAAGAAGCCGAAATTCTTCATTATATTGATAATCTTGATGCAAAAATGAACATGCTTGACCGTGCACTGGAAAGAGTCAAGCCAGGTGAATTCTCCGAGCGAGTATTCGCATTGGAGAACAGATCGTTCTATAAACCAACTTTTCATAAGTAA
- a CDS encoding ABC transporter ATP-binding protein produces the protein MALLNVKELTGGYTKKPVLKDISFSIDKNQIVGLIGLNGAGKSTTIKHIIGLLEPKNGEISINQKHLSKEPENYRKQFAYIPETPILYDELTLEEHLKLTAMAYGLDESVYQERIPPLLKEFRLEKKMGWFPAHFSKGMKQKVMIMCAFLVKPSLYIIDEPFVGLDPLGIQSLLDLMNDMKNSGAGILMSTHILATAERYCDSFIILHNGKIRAQGSLAELQEEFNMPGATLDDIYIQLTKEDQDETN, from the coding sequence ATGGCACTATTGAATGTGAAAGAATTGACAGGAGGCTATACGAAAAAGCCGGTACTCAAAGATATTTCCTTCTCTATAGACAAAAACCAAATCGTTGGATTGATTGGATTGAATGGTGCAGGAAAAAGTACGACAATCAAGCATATTATCGGCCTCCTTGAACCAAAAAATGGGGAGATTAGCATTAATCAAAAGCACTTGTCGAAAGAGCCGGAAAATTATCGCAAACAATTTGCATATATCCCTGAAACCCCCATTTTATATGATGAATTGACGTTGGAAGAGCATTTGAAGCTGACTGCCATGGCCTATGGATTGGACGAGTCGGTTTATCAAGAACGGATTCCGCCCTTGTTGAAGGAATTTCGACTAGAGAAAAAAATGGGCTGGTTTCCTGCACACTTTTCAAAGGGGATGAAGCAAAAGGTGATGATCATGTGCGCATTTTTGGTCAAGCCAAGCCTCTATATCATTGACGAGCCATTTGTTGGGCTCGATCCCTTAGGCATCCAATCCTTGTTGGATTTAATGAATGATATGAAAAACAGCGGTGCAGGCATCCTGATGTCCACGCATATTTTAGCCACTGCGGAACGGTATTGCGATTCATTCATCATCTTACATAATGGAAAAATCCGTGCACAAGGAAGTTTGGCGGAGCTTCAAGAAGAATTTAATATGCCTGGGGCAACCTTGGATGACATCTATATCCAGCTGACAAAGGAAGATCAGGATGAAACAAATTAA
- a CDS encoding YjcZ family sporulation protein, translated as MGAYGGGFALIVVLFILLIIVGAAWL; from the coding sequence ATGGGTGCGTACGGTGGCGGCTTCGCTTTAATCGTAGTGTTGTTCATCTTGTTAATTATCGTAGGTGCAGCTTGGCTGTAA